The window CGGCCACCCATACGGGCGTTTTTATCAGCCCGGCCCCCGCAACGCCACAGAATTACGCGATTCCGGTACAATTTACCGTTACGGCGGAAGATGGTTCATCCCAAGCCTATACGGTAACGGTTACCCAAGCGCCGCCAGAGCCGGGAATCGCAACGGCCCTGTGGGCACGGACGGTAACGGCGGGGTCAGACATGTCTGTCTTTCCC is drawn from Treponema primitia ZAS-1 and contains these coding sequences:
- a CDS encoding PKD domain-containing protein produces the protein ATHTGVFISPAPATPQNYAIPVQFTVTAEDGSSQAYTVTVTQAPPEPGIATALWARTVTAGSDMSVFP